From the genome of Halorussus caseinilyticus, one region includes:
- a CDS encoding 3-hydroxyacyl-CoA dehydrogenase family protein, giving the protein MARSLDSIERIGVVGAGTMGSGIAQVAAQSGYDVVMRDIEEEFVQNGFDSIESSLDRFVSKDKIAEDEAEATLDRIAGTTELSDLADCDVVIEAAVEDMDIKQDIFADLDEEIPDDVVLATNTSTLSITTIASVTDREESIVGLHFMNPVPVMKGVEVVVGEKTDDEVVEFAHALAEDLGKETWESDDKPGFVTNRILMPWLNEGIRAYDEGVASKEDIDKGMKLGTNVPMGPLELADHIGLDICLDASETLHEELGDRYKPAYLLKRKVDAGDLGKKTGKGFYEY; this is encoded by the coding sequence ATGGCACGCAGTCTCGACAGCATCGAGCGTATCGGCGTCGTCGGCGCAGGCACGATGGGAAGCGGCATCGCGCAGGTCGCGGCCCAATCGGGCTACGACGTGGTGATGCGCGACATCGAGGAGGAGTTCGTCCAGAACGGGTTCGACTCCATCGAGAGCAGTCTCGACCGATTCGTCTCGAAGGACAAAATCGCCGAGGACGAGGCCGAGGCGACTCTCGACCGCATCGCGGGCACGACCGAACTCTCGGACCTCGCGGACTGCGACGTGGTAATCGAGGCCGCAGTCGAGGACATGGACATCAAGCAGGACATCTTCGCGGACTTGGACGAGGAGATTCCCGACGACGTGGTACTCGCCACGAACACCTCCACGCTCTCCATCACGACCATCGCCTCGGTCACGGACCGCGAGGAGAGCATCGTCGGACTCCACTTCATGAACCCCGTGCCGGTGATGAAAGGCGTCGAAGTCGTCGTCGGCGAGAAGACCGACGACGAGGTGGTAGAGTTCGCCCACGCTCTCGCCGAAGATTTGGGGAAAGAAACGTGGGAGTCCGACGACAAGCCCGGTTTCGTCACCAACCGCATCCTGATGCCGTGGCTCAACGAGGGCATCCGGGCCTACGACGAAGGGGTCGCCTCCAAGGAGGACATCGACAAGGGGATGAAACTCGGCACGAACGTCCCGATGGGTCCGCTCGAACTCGCCGACCACATCGGTCTCGACATCTGTCTCGACGCCAGCGAGACGCTCCACGAGGAACTGGGCGACCGGTACAAGCCCGCCTACCTCCTGAAGCGCAAGGTTGACGCCGGGGACCTCGGGAAGAAGACGGGGAAGGGCTTCTACGAATACTGA
- a CDS encoding cysteine hydrolase family protein: MSLDLPEDAVLVLVDFQRGFDDPRWGDRNNPDAEEVARDLLGAWRREDRPVVHVRHASQEDDSPLRNDREGFAFKSGLAPASPASRAGDVGDADESAARGDARRAGDGNEGESATELEVVKRVNSAFVGTELESWLRERGLDTLVVAGLTTDHCVSTTTRMAENLGFRPVVVSDATATFDREAPDGGTIPAERNHRVALAQLSGEFAEIADAAGVVAAFE, encoded by the coding sequence GTGAGCCTCGACCTGCCCGAGGACGCGGTTCTCGTCCTCGTGGACTTCCAGCGCGGGTTCGACGACCCCCGATGGGGCGACCGGAACAACCCCGACGCCGAGGAGGTCGCGCGCGACCTCCTCGGCGCGTGGCGGCGGGAAGACCGGCCGGTGGTCCACGTCCGCCACGCCTCGCAGGAAGACGACTCGCCGCTCCGGAACGACCGGGAGGGGTTCGCATTCAAGTCCGGTCTCGCGCCCGCGTCACCCGCGTCGCGCGCGGGTGACGTGGGCGACGCGGACGAGAGCGCGGCGCGCGGGGACGCGCGCCGCGCGGGTGACGGTAACGAGGGGGAGAGCGCGACCGAACTCGAAGTCGTCAAGCGCGTCAACAGCGCGTTCGTCGGCACGGAACTGGAGTCGTGGCTCCGCGAGCGCGGTCTCGACACCCTCGTCGTCGCGGGCCTGACCACCGACCACTGCGTCTCGACCACGACGCGGATGGCCGAGAACCTCGGCTTTCGGCCGGTCGTCGTCTCGGACGCCACCGCGACGTTCGACCGCGAGGCACCCGACGGCGGGACGATTCCCGCCGAGCGGAACCACCGGGTCGCGCTGGCCCAGTTGTCCGGCGAGTTCGCCGAGATTGCGGACGCGGCGGGCGTGGTCGCCGCGTTCGAGTGA
- a CDS encoding YqcI/YcgG family protein produces MNESGLHVLMDQSTVERRVETGKLPDWAVAHYRSFHDGILGERNDTPFPCYFGVESEREGMGLYTFCDSATDVDALFGLGETLLEYLDTYEDHSERAPLTVFFRPPDEEWTEAKYHETLWHVLQFLHVHDPEPWPDEVPTDPDDEYWEFCFGGTPMFPTSRAPFYDDRKSRYCPVGLEITFQPRDLFEGVTADTEAGQQAREVIQNRLEEYDGVCPHADLGDWGVEGDREWKQYLFSSDESQAPDECPIRVTREHPKADPELLVGA; encoded by the coding sequence ATGAACGAGTCCGGCCTGCACGTGCTGATGGACCAATCGACCGTCGAGCGCCGGGTCGAAACGGGGAAACTGCCCGACTGGGCGGTCGCCCACTACCGGAGCTTTCACGACGGGATACTCGGCGAGCGAAACGACACGCCGTTTCCCTGCTACTTCGGCGTCGAGTCCGAGCGCGAAGGGATGGGACTGTACACGTTCTGCGACTCGGCGACCGACGTGGACGCCCTCTTCGGCCTCGGCGAGACGCTACTGGAGTATCTCGACACCTACGAGGACCACAGCGAGCGGGCACCCCTGACCGTGTTCTTCCGACCGCCCGACGAGGAGTGGACCGAAGCGAAGTACCACGAGACGCTCTGGCACGTCCTCCAGTTCCTCCACGTCCACGACCCCGAACCGTGGCCCGACGAGGTACCGACCGACCCCGACGACGAGTACTGGGAGTTCTGCTTCGGCGGGACGCCGATGTTCCCGACCTCCCGCGCGCCGTTCTACGACGACCGCAAGAGCCGATACTGCCCGGTCGGACTCGAAATCACGTTCCAACCCCGCGACCTGTTCGAGGGCGTCACCGCCGACACCGAGGCGGGCCAACAGGCACGGGAAGTCATCCAGAACCGACTGGAGGAGTACGACGGGGTTTGTCCCCACGCGGACCTCGGCGACTGGGGCGTCGAGGGCGACCGGGAGTGGAAGCAGTACCTCTTCTCGTCGGACGAGAGCCAAGCCCCCGACGAGTGCCCGATTCGAGTGACCCGCGAACACCCGAAGGCCGACCCGGAACTGCTGGTGGGAGCGTGA
- a CDS encoding helix-hairpin-helix domain-containing protein: MSRKQTGDALVSQNDASDDESPDGVAELTDIHFVGPATAEVLADADFDATGIADKSVSYEMLIDAGVNPGVATRLRKIHSLHWSFGGSDEDDDSLEQRSEKIRGLQDDEREWVAASSGDWESSEPETTQTTSGDWTPTGEATADGSGAAEEAEAAWRERSKPDPVTDVPGVDEEIAEILANGGVTSVRSLATADPEHVADSLGLDTERVSQWRDDARDLA; encoded by the coding sequence GTGAGTCGGAAACAAACTGGTGACGCCCTCGTGAGCCAAAACGACGCCTCCGACGACGAATCCCCCGACGGCGTGGCGGAGTTGACAGACATCCACTTCGTCGGCCCGGCGACGGCCGAAGTGCTGGCCGACGCCGACTTCGACGCGACCGGCATCGCCGACAAGTCCGTCTCCTACGAGATGCTCATCGACGCGGGCGTGAACCCCGGCGTCGCCACCCGCCTTCGAAAGATACACTCCCTGCACTGGTCGTTCGGCGGGAGCGACGAAGACGACGACTCGCTCGAACAGCGTTCCGAGAAGATTCGAGGGCTTCAGGACGACGAACGCGAATGGGTCGCCGCGAGCAGTGGCGACTGGGAGTCGTCGGAACCCGAGACCACCCAGACCACCAGCGGCGACTGGACGCCGACCGGCGAGGCCACCGCGGACGGAAGCGGGGCCGCCGAGGAAGCGGAGGCGGCGTGGCGCGAGCGGAGCAAACCCGACCCCGTGACCGACGTGCCCGGCGTGGACGAGGAAATCGCCGAGATACTCGCCAACGGCGGGGTCACGTCGGTCCGGAGTCTCGCTACCGCCGACCCCGAACACGTCGCCGACTCGTTGGGACTCGACACCGAGCGCGTCTCCCAGTGGCGCGACGACGCTCGGGACCTCGCCTGA
- a CDS encoding class I fructose-bisphosphate aldolase: MIPLEDSPVTRDGKALILAYDHGLEHGPSADFSSVPETLDPEQIFDIATHDAVTSLAVQKGVAETYYPSYDDSVNLLAKLNGTSNLWMGEPHSPQNWSVEYAAELGADAVGYTVYSGSNHEKEMYEDFRDVQEEAHSEYDLPVVMWSYPRGQGLKNDTKESVIAYATRIALEIGADMAKVKYPGTRESMDWAVKSAGDMPVVMSGGSKVSDYEFLSSVEAVMDAGGSGLAVGRNVWQRDEPERILDALEQVIFEDATADEALDE; the protein is encoded by the coding sequence ATGATACCACTCGAAGACTCCCCGGTAACGCGCGACGGCAAGGCGCTCATCCTCGCTTACGACCACGGTCTCGAACACGGACCCTCCGCGGACTTCAGTTCGGTGCCGGAGACGCTCGACCCCGAGCAGATTTTCGACATCGCCACCCACGACGCGGTTACGTCGTTGGCAGTCCAGAAGGGGGTCGCCGAGACGTACTACCCCTCCTACGACGACTCGGTGAACCTGCTGGCGAAACTCAACGGGACGAGCAACCTCTGGATGGGCGAACCCCACTCGCCGCAGAACTGGTCGGTGGAGTACGCCGCCGAACTCGGGGCCGACGCGGTGGGCTACACGGTCTACTCCGGGTCGAACCACGAGAAGGAGATGTACGAGGACTTCCGCGACGTGCAGGAGGAGGCCCACAGCGAGTACGACCTGCCGGTCGTCATGTGGTCGTACCCCCGCGGGCAGGGTCTCAAGAACGACACCAAAGAGAGCGTCATCGCCTACGCCACCCGCATCGCGCTCGAAATCGGCGCGGACATGGCGAAGGTCAAGTACCCCGGCACGCGGGAGTCGATGGACTGGGCCGTCAAGTCCGCGGGCGACATGCCGGTCGTGATGAGCGGCGGGTCGAAGGTCAGCGACTACGAGTTCCTCTCCAGCGTCGAGGCCGTGATGGACGCGGGCGGGTCCGGTCTCGCCGTCGGCCGGAACGTCTGGCAGCGCGACGAACCCGAGCGCATCCTCGACGCGCTCGAACAGGTCATCTTCGAGGACGCCACCGCCGACGAAGCACTCGACGAATGA
- a CDS encoding class 1 fructose-bisphosphatase, giving the protein MSDAISEAIGVVARSAPEIRNGLAGRRRKTDAENASGETQLAADVWADELLAERLTAIDGVGQFASEEREGVVECGEGYGVTVDPLDGSSNLKPNNSMGTVLGVYDAELPASGRNLVAAAYVLYGPITTMVVARDGDVTEYVVEDDGTRRAVTEDLTLPEDPTVYGFGGRVPDWTDRFGDYAREIEDELKLRYGGAMIGDVNQVLTYGGVFAYPELESRPEGKLRLQFEGNPIAYVVESAGGASSNGEESLLDADAEAIHQRTPVYVGNEGLIERLEAGF; this is encoded by the coding sequence ATGAGTGACGCGATTTCGGAAGCCATCGGGGTCGTCGCCCGGTCAGCGCCCGAAATCCGGAACGGACTCGCGGGACGCCGCCGGAAGACCGACGCCGAGAACGCCAGCGGCGAGACGCAACTGGCCGCCGACGTGTGGGCCGACGAACTGCTGGCCGAGCGACTCACCGCCATCGACGGCGTGGGCCAGTTCGCCAGCGAGGAACGCGAGGGAGTCGTCGAGTGCGGGGAGGGGTACGGAGTCACGGTGGACCCCCTCGACGGGTCCTCGAACCTCAAGCCCAACAACTCGATGGGGACCGTCCTCGGGGTCTACGACGCCGAACTCCCCGCCAGCGGCCGGAACCTCGTCGCCGCGGCGTACGTCCTCTACGGACCCATCACGACGATGGTCGTCGCCCGCGACGGCGACGTAACCGAGTACGTCGTCGAGGACGACGGCACGCGCAGGGCGGTCACCGAAGACCTCACGCTCCCCGAGGACCCGACCGTCTACGGGTTCGGCGGGCGCGTTCCCGACTGGACCGACCGGTTCGGCGACTACGCCCGCGAAATCGAGGACGAACTCAAACTCCGGTACGGCGGCGCGATGATTGGCGACGTGAATCAGGTGCTGACCTACGGCGGAGTGTTCGCCTACCCCGAGTTGGAGTCTCGGCCCGAGGGCAAACTCCGCCTCCAGTTCGAGGGCAACCCCATCGCGTACGTCGTGGAGTCCGCGGGCGGCGCGTCCTCGAACGGCGAGGAGTCGCTCCTCGACGCCGACGCCGAGGCGATTCACCAGCGCACGCCGGTCTACGTGGGCAACGAGGGACTCATCGAGCGGTTGGAAGCCGGATTCTGA
- a CDS encoding substrate-binding domain-containing protein yields MSSRREVIRRGAGLLAVGSVAGVGTVAVRSDGDETGSESRPANVLVAGSLQQIAGEIGDASVEAHGSVACRRLLEDGLRDPDAVALADPRLFSGLADRVTCFATNALVVAVGESVAGEYDDWRALLADPDLALGRTDPARDPLGYRTVMALDLAEGIDTESVLARTSVFPETGLLRTLEAGGIDAAFAYRNMAVEHDLPHLALPDRIDFSNPGLADEYAAASADLPDRTIRGSPIRYAARARTGRGREWVRALASAHATLREAGFGVPEKYPEKVDA; encoded by the coding sequence GTGTCGAGTCGCCGTGAAGTCATCCGGCGGGGTGCTGGCTTGCTCGCAGTCGGGAGTGTCGCGGGCGTCGGGACCGTCGCCGTCCGGTCGGACGGCGACGAGACCGGTTCCGAGTCCCGTCCGGCGAACGTCCTCGTGGCCGGAAGCCTCCAACAGATTGCCGGAGAAATCGGTGACGCGAGCGTCGAGGCCCACGGGAGCGTGGCCTGCCGTCGCCTGCTCGAAGACGGCCTGCGCGACCCGGACGCGGTTGCGCTCGCCGACCCGCGACTCTTCTCCGGTCTGGCCGACCGGGTGACTTGCTTCGCCACGAACGCGCTGGTGGTGGCCGTCGGCGAGTCGGTGGCGGGAGAGTACGACGACTGGCGCGCGCTTCTGGCGGACCCGGACCTCGCGCTCGGCCGGACCGACCCCGCCCGAGACCCCCTCGGCTACCGGACCGTGATGGCGCTGGACCTCGCCGAGGGCATCGACACCGAGTCGGTCCTCGCCCGGACGAGCGTCTTCCCCGAGACCGGACTCCTCCGGACGCTCGAAGCGGGCGGCATCGACGCCGCCTTCGCCTACCGGAACATGGCGGTCGAACACGACCTGCCCCACCTCGCGCTACCGGACCGCATCGACTTCTCGAATCCCGGACTCGCCGACGAGTACGCCGCCGCGAGCGCGGACCTGCCCGACCGGACGATTCGCGGGTCGCCGATTCGCTACGCCGCCCGCGCGCGCACCGGCCGGGGGCGCGAGTGGGTGCGTGCGCTCGCCTCGGCGCACGCGACGCTACGCGAGGCGGGATTCGGCGTGCCGGAGAAGTATCCGGAGAAGGTGGACGCGTAG
- a CDS encoding DUF4397 domain-containing protein yields the protein MATVGVVLLVLTGFVGVGVATVGATDSGAAQVRVAHLSPDAPAVDVLVDGDPVLEGVEFGTVSDYLQVPAGERTVTIQTSEDETVVFEGTVSVEAGTMYTVAAVGEVSEETFRPEIYVDDFETPSDENASVRLIHASPDAPAVDVTVEESGAVLYDNVSFSNATDYVEVPAGDYTLEVRPATEDNDGEVVTTFDVSVEGGTTYSAVAAGYLSPDEAPADVPFDLLVAVDSGGAMMNETTAES from the coding sequence ATGGCGACGGTCGGCGTCGTCTTGCTGGTGTTGACGGGATTCGTGGGGGTAGGGGTAGCGACCGTCGGAGCGACCGACTCGGGCGCGGCACAGGTGCGGGTGGCCCACCTCTCGCCTGACGCGCCCGCCGTGGACGTTCTCGTGGACGGCGACCCCGTTCTCGAAGGCGTCGAGTTCGGCACTGTCAGCGACTACTTGCAGGTGCCCGCGGGCGAACGAACGGTGACGATTCAGACTAGCGAGGACGAGACGGTCGTCTTCGAAGGGACCGTCAGCGTCGAGGCCGGGACGATGTACACCGTCGCGGCCGTCGGCGAGGTCAGCGAAGAGACGTTCCGACCCGAGATTTACGTGGACGACTTCGAGACGCCGAGCGACGAGAACGCCTCGGTCAGACTAATTCACGCCTCGCCGGACGCGCCCGCCGTGGACGTGACCGTAGAGGAGTCGGGAGCGGTCCTCTACGACAACGTGTCGTTCAGCAACGCGACCGACTACGTGGAAGTGCCCGCTGGCGACTACACGCTGGAAGTCCGTCCCGCGACCGAGGACAACGACGGCGAAGTCGTGACCACCTTCGACGTTTCGGTGGAGGGCGGGACGACGTACTCGGCAGTCGCCGCCGGGTATCTCTCGCCCGACGAGGCACCGGCGGACGTGCCCTTCGACCTCCTCGTAGCAGTCGATAGCGGCGGGGCGATGATGAACGAGACGACGGCCGAATCGTAG
- a CDS encoding DUF4397 domain-containing protein: protein MTANRTTLKRAVAVGVALLVVASLGAGTVASLTQDEGNAQVRVAHMSPDAPAVNVQVDGETAVEDLEYSDVTEYLDLSAGDHDVTIVTAENETAVFEGQVSVEANEKYTVMAAGEVSENATEEFQVTVLSDATEAPTGNQSSVRLVHASPDAGPVDVTFQQSGDAVADNATFGNATDYTTVEDGVYTFEVRPAAEDNNGTVVATFNESLLEGNAYTGFVAGYASPEDAPANESLSLFLEIDVNGTEQAAETTEMVEETTTVEMDGEEEETTTEA, encoded by the coding sequence ATGACAGCGAACAGAACGACATTGAAACGGGCAGTCGCGGTCGGCGTCGCGCTTCTGGTCGTCGCCAGTTTGGGCGCAGGGACGGTCGCGTCGCTGACCCAAGACGAAGGAAACGCGCAGGTTCGGGTCGCACACATGTCGCCGGACGCACCGGCGGTGAACGTACAGGTCGATGGCGAGACGGCGGTCGAGGACCTCGAGTACAGTGACGTGACCGAGTACCTCGACCTCTCGGCGGGCGACCACGACGTGACCATCGTCACGGCCGAGAACGAGACCGCGGTCTTCGAAGGGCAAGTCTCGGTCGAGGCGAACGAGAAGTACACCGTCATGGCGGCCGGAGAGGTCTCCGAGAACGCGACCGAAGAGTTCCAAGTCACCGTACTCTCGGACGCCACCGAAGCGCCGACTGGCAACCAGTCGTCGGTGCGTCTCGTCCACGCCTCGCCCGACGCGGGTCCGGTCGACGTGACCTTCCAGCAGTCGGGTGACGCGGTGGCCGACAACGCGACGTTCGGCAACGCGACCGACTACACGACCGTCGAGGACGGCGTGTACACCTTCGAAGTGCGACCCGCGGCCGAGGACAATAACGGTACCGTCGTCGCCACGTTCAACGAAAGTCTCCTCGAAGGGAACGCGTACACCGGATTCGTCGCCGGGTACGCCAGCCCGGAGGACGCGCCAGCGAACGAGTCGCTGAGCCTCTTCCTCGAAATTGACGTGAACGGCACCGAACAGGCCGCAGAGACCACCGAAATGGTCGAAGAGACGACCACGGTGGAGATGGACGGCGAGGAAGAAGAGACGACCACCGAAGCGTAG
- a CDS encoding acyl-CoA thioesterase: protein MSDTATLMDSYTEMTELLLPNDTNNLGRALGGAVLHWMDICGAIAAMRFSNYQCVTASMDHVDFISPIDRGEVAIVEAFVFATGRTSIDVKVDVRAEDPREGEERETTTSFFTFVALDEEGTPTEVPDLDCPTENQQALRDAAREQRREQLAAVAEKIDDEG, encoded by the coding sequence ATGTCCGACACCGCGACGCTGATGGACTCCTACACGGAGATGACGGAACTACTGTTGCCCAACGACACCAACAACCTCGGGCGGGCGCTCGGGGGCGCGGTCCTCCACTGGATGGACATCTGCGGGGCCATCGCCGCGATGCGGTTCTCGAACTACCAGTGCGTGACCGCCTCGATGGACCACGTAGATTTCATCTCGCCGATAGACCGCGGCGAAGTCGCTATCGTGGAGGCGTTCGTCTTCGCTACCGGTCGGACTAGCATCGACGTGAAGGTAGACGTGCGCGCCGAAGACCCCCGCGAAGGCGAGGAACGCGAGACGACCACCTCCTTCTTCACCTTCGTCGCGTTGGACGAAGAGGGAACGCCGACCGAAGTTCCTGACCTCGACTGCCCGACAGAGAACCAGCAGGCGCTCCGGGACGCCGCGCGCGAACAGCGCCGCGAGCAGTTGGCCGCGGTCGCGGAAAAAATCGACGACGAGGGATAG
- a CDS encoding glycosyltransferase family A protein: MFENENSFRSNRKQFRDEQNPVRNDASLPSLSVVVIARNEADRIDRCLRVVRSATEAFDSELVVVDSNSSDRTVERATDHPASVLRIPTDDLSTPAAGRYVGGAFAAGEQVLFVDSDVVVADGWLEAASRRLAADPDSRASAGTSARPVRPANRRPTANRSGAGVGASSTESRTRSSGRRRRRACSSPTSDTSATRWFRVAGSRSDWRRWSRRRSSRRGLRPRLSASSRWRGRRVSLAPTTSSRSGSCCRPRS; encoded by the coding sequence ATGTTCGAGAACGAAAATTCGTTCCGAAGCAATCGAAAACAATTTCGAGATGAACAAAATCCTGTCCGAAACGACGCGTCGCTTCCCTCGCTGTCGGTCGTCGTCATCGCCCGCAACGAGGCCGACCGCATCGACCGGTGTCTGCGCGTGGTCCGGTCGGCGACCGAGGCGTTCGACAGCGAACTCGTCGTGGTGGACTCTAACTCGTCGGACCGGACCGTCGAGCGGGCGACCGACCACCCGGCGTCGGTCCTGCGAATCCCGACCGACGACCTCTCGACGCCCGCGGCGGGCCGGTACGTCGGCGGCGCGTTCGCGGCGGGCGAGCAGGTGCTGTTCGTGGACAGCGACGTGGTGGTGGCGGACGGATGGCTCGAAGCGGCGTCCCGGCGACTCGCGGCGGACCCGGACTCGCGGGCGTCGGCGGGCACCTCGGCGAGACCGGTGAGGCCAGCGAACCGGCGACCTACCGCGAACCGCTCCGGCGCTGGCGTCGGGGCTTCTTCCACGGAGTCGCGGACGCGCTCTTCCGGTCGGCGTCGTCGCCGGGCCTGCTCGTCGCCCACCTCCGACACCTCCGCCACTCGGTGGTTTCGAGTTGCTGGCTCGCGGTCGGACTGGCGGCGCTGGTCGCGCCGCCGGTCCTCGCGACGTGGATTGCGGCCTCGGCTCTCGGCGTCGTCGCGCTGGCGCGGACGCAGGGTCTCGCTCGCGCCTACCACCTCGTCTCGTTCTGGGTCCTGCTGTCGGCCGCGGTCGTGA
- a CDS encoding TraB/GumN family protein — MSDSAELDAGDGGGSVHVVGTAHVSADSVEEVRETIDAERPDVVAVELDEGRYRQMQGEVAQDLEPSDLLKGNTVFQFIAYWMLSYVQARMGDRFDIEPGADMQAAIDAAEGVGSEVALVDRDIQTTIQRFWARMSFFEKLRMVWELCLAMVGIGDPEDEEEFDIEELTDGDVVTAMMEEFRQFSPGGAEALIDERDAFIAHNLVQLRDAGHEVVAIVGAGHRAGIEEYLDHPERLPPMEDLVGTESGSRFSLFKIFGYLMTVGFLAFFFLLFMAGVRDGFLLKVFAAWFLFNGVFAFGLAKLAGARWTSAGVGGAVAWLTSVNPLLAPGWFAGYVELKYTSVNVGDIATLNELMKDEETPLRDLLGQMLDVPLFRLIAIVAMTNVGSMIASFAFPFVVLPLLGSQIGGVGEITNLMIQGAQNSADLIVDTLS, encoded by the coding sequence ATGAGCGATTCAGCCGAGTTGGACGCCGGAGACGGCGGTGGTAGCGTCCACGTCGTCGGGACCGCCCACGTCTCCGCAGACAGCGTCGAGGAGGTCCGCGAGACCATCGACGCAGAGCGCCCCGACGTGGTCGCGGTCGAACTCGACGAGGGCCGGTACCGCCAGATGCAGGGCGAAGTGGCCCAAGACCTCGAACCCTCCGACCTGCTCAAAGGCAACACCGTCTTCCAGTTCATCGCCTACTGGATGCTGTCGTACGTGCAGGCCCGGATGGGCGACCGCTTCGACATCGAACCCGGCGCGGACATGCAGGCGGCCATCGACGCCGCCGAGGGCGTCGGAAGCGAAGTGGCGCTGGTGGACCGCGACATCCAGACGACCATCCAGCGGTTCTGGGCGCGGATGTCCTTCTTCGAGAAACTCCGGATGGTGTGGGAACTCTGTCTGGCGATGGTCGGCATCGGCGACCCCGAGGACGAAGAGGAGTTCGACATCGAGGAACTGACCGACGGCGACGTGGTGACGGCGATGATGGAGGAGTTCCGCCAGTTCTCCCCCGGCGGGGCCGAGGCCCTCATCGACGAGCGCGACGCCTTCATCGCCCACAACCTCGTCCAACTCCGGGACGCGGGCCACGAAGTCGTCGCAATCGTCGGCGCGGGCCACCGCGCGGGCATCGAGGAGTACCTCGACCACCCCGAGCGCCTGCCGCCGATGGAGGACCTCGTGGGTACCGAGTCGGGAAGCCGATTCTCGCTGTTCAAGATTTTCGGCTACCTGATGACCGTCGGCTTCCTCGCGTTCTTCTTCCTGCTGTTCATGGCGGGCGTCCGCGACGGCTTCCTCCTGAAGGTGTTCGCGGCGTGGTTCCTGTTCAACGGCGTCTTCGCGTTCGGACTGGCGAAGCTTGCGGGCGCGCGCTGGACTTCCGCGGGCGTCGGCGGCGCCGTCGCGTGGCTCACCAGCGTCAACCCACTGCTCGCGCCGGGGTGGTTCGCCGGGTACGTCGAGTTGAAGTACACCTCGGTCAACGTCGGCGACATCGCCACGCTCAACGAACTCATGAAAGACGAGGAGACGCCGCTCCGCGACCTCCTCGGCCAGATGCTCGACGTGCCGCTGTTCCGACTCATCGCCATCGTTGCGATGACCAACGTCGGGAGCATGATTGCGAGTTTCGCGTTCCCGTTCGTGGTCCTGCCGCTTCTGGGGTCCCAAATCGGCGGCGTCGGCGAGATTACGAACCTGATGATACAGGGCGCACAGAACAGCGCCGACCTCATCGTAGATACGCTGTCATGA
- a CDS encoding metalloprotease, with product MKVGTIRFSTRELLDIAIAWAALSVAFALFFGGGGQALLYQPAILFGLLPASLVTAGLGFLLHEMAHKVTAIRYGQVAEFRADYGMLFLAVAGALAGFLFAAPGAVYHRGQATLREHGLIAVAGPLTNVALGMAFFPLELLLGGMLGDVAGLGVRINFLLAGFNMIPFGPLDGNTVKKWSFAAFLGFGLPCFALAVWALLGFSFV from the coding sequence ATGAAGGTCGGAACCATCCGGTTCAGCACGCGCGAGTTGCTGGACATCGCCATCGCGTGGGCGGCCCTGAGCGTGGCCTTCGCGCTCTTTTTCGGTGGCGGCGGACAGGCACTTCTCTACCAACCCGCGATTCTGTTCGGCCTGCTCCCGGCGAGTCTCGTCACCGCGGGACTCGGCTTCCTGCTCCACGAGATGGCCCACAAGGTGACGGCGATTCGGTACGGACAGGTCGCGGAGTTCCGGGCCGACTACGGCATGCTGTTTCTGGCCGTCGCGGGCGCGCTCGCGGGGTTCCTCTTCGCCGCGCCGGGTGCGGTCTACCACCGCGGGCAGGCCACGCTCCGGGAACACGGTCTCATCGCCGTCGCCGGACCGCTGACCAACGTGGCGCTCGGGATGGCGTTCTTCCCGCTGGAGTTGCTCCTCGGCGGGATGCTCGGCGACGTGGCGGGTCTCGGCGTCCGCATCAACTTCCTCCTCGCGGGGTTCAACATGATTCCGTTCGGTCCACTCGACGGCAACACCGTCAAGAAGTGGAGCTTCGCGGCGTTTCTGGGCTTCGGACTCCCGTGCTTCGCGCTGGCGGTGTGGGCGCTGTTGGGCTTCTCGTTCGTCTGA